From Patagioenas fasciata isolate bPatFas1 chromosome 15, bPatFas1.hap1, whole genome shotgun sequence, a single genomic window includes:
- the LOC136108766 gene encoding uncharacterized protein isoform X1, with amino-acid sequence MVDCCPEREELPGSSGLRSTKVPWEKPLARGEAPAATASHPAPGDPHGRDPTSAGRAPARARICSGTSRTPGSGAEMISHTDQQELWFSHLHTYEGKPVLSDTCPAGDRIVSKKEENAHQGIPGPVEPEGLLSGLSRENSSQSPAQDPVLPRRSERVQRPVGKRQSQVTLRGKSFRRLPDIIQQGNPSVGRLIICGDCGKSFRVSSNLIQHRRIHTGEKPFSCADCGESFRQRSHLIQHQRIHTGERPYECSECGKSFSVSSKLIRHQVTHTGEKPYKCAECGASFSGNSQLIQHQRVHTGEKPYECSDCGKSFSVSSALTRHQRVHTGEKPYECTECRKSFSQSSELMKHQRIHTGEKPYECSECGKSFTVSSALIQHRRFHMGERPYGCTECGKSFTVSSHLIQHRRFHTGERPFECPDCGKSFLWKSALLRHHRVHTGERPYACTDCGDSFRQSAHLIQHRRIHTGERPYACADCGKGFTVSSALLRHQQIHRGGEPQEG; translated from the exons ATGGTGGATTGCTGCCCGGAGAGAGAGGAGCTGCCCGGTTCATCGGGGCTGCGCAGCACGAAG GTCCCCTGGGAGAAACCCCTCGCCCGCGGGGAGGCTCCGGCAGCGACGGCGTCTCACCCAGCACCGGGTGACCCACATGGGAGAGACCCGACGAGTGCGGGGAGAGCTCCAGCGCGGGCTCGAATCTGCTCCGGCACCAG CAGGACCCCCGGGAGCGGAGCTGAGATGATCTCCCACACGGACCAGCAGGAGCTGTGGTTCTCCCACCTCCACACCTACGAGGGGAAGCCGGTTCTGAGTGACACCTGTCCAG CTGGGGACAGGATTGTGAGCAAGAAAGAGGAGAATGCCCACCAAGGCATCCCTGGGCCAGTGGAACCCGAGGGTTTACTCTCAGGACTCTCCAGAGAGAACAGTTCCCAGAGTCCTGCACAGGACCCTGTCCTCCCACGCAGGTCAGAGAGGGTTCAGAGACCTGTGGGGAAGAGGCAAAGCCAAGTGACACTGCGTGGAAAAAGCTTCAGGAGGCTGCCAGATATTATCCAGCAGGGAAACCCTTCTGTAGGGAGACTGATAATATGTGGAGACTGCGGGAAGAGCTTTCGGGTGAGTTCCAACCTCATCCAGCATCGGAGAATCCACACTGGAGAGAAACCCTTCAGCTGCGCCGATTGCGGGGAGAGTTTCCGTCAGCGGTCGCATCTCATCCAGCACCAGAGAATCCACACAGGGGAGAGGCCCTACGAGTGCTCCGAGTGCGGAAAGAGCTTCAGCGTGAGCTCGAAGCTGATCCGGCACCAGGTGactcacactggggagaagccctacaAGTGTGCCGAGTGTGGAGCGAGCTTCTCTGGGAACTCACAGCTCATCCAGCATCAGCGAGTGCACACCGGGGAGAAACCCTACGAGTGCAGCGACTGCGGGAAGAGCTTCAGTGTAAGCTCAGCCCTGACACGACACCAGCGGGTCCACACGGGGGAGAAACCCTACGAGTGCACGGAGTGTAGGAAGAGCTTCAGCCAGAGCTCCGAGCTCATGAAGCACCAGCGGATCCACACTGGCGAGAAGCCGTACGAGTGCTCTGAGTGTGGGAAGAGCTTCACCGTGAGTTCAGCCCTCATCCAACACCGGCGGTTCCACATGGGTGAGCGCCCCTACGGGTGCACTGAGTGTGGAAAGAGCTTCACCGTGAGCTCCCACCTCATCCAGCACCGCCGCTTCCACACCGGGGAGCGCCCCTTCGAGTGCCCTGACTGCGGGAAGAGCTTCCTGTGGAAATCAGCCCTGCTCCGGCACCACCGGGTGCACACCGGGGAGAGGCCCTACGCCTGCACTGACTGTGGGGACAGCTTTCGGCAGAGCGCCCACCTCATCCAGCACcggcgcatccacactggggagcgTCCCTACGCCTGTGCTGACTGCGGGAAGGGCTTCACTGTGAGCTCTGCGCTCCTCCGGCACCAGCAGATCCACAGAGGGGGCGAGCCCCAGGAGGGGTGA
- the LOC136108766 gene encoding uncharacterized protein isoform X2 → MVDCCPEREELPGSSGLRSTKVPWEKPLARGEAPAATASHPAPGDPHGRDPTSAGRAPARARICSGTRTPGSGAEMISHTDQQELWFSHLHTYEGKPVLSDTCPAGDRIVSKKEENAHQGIPGPVEPEGLLSGLSRENSSQSPAQDPVLPRRSERVQRPVGKRQSQVTLRGKSFRRLPDIIQQGNPSVGRLIICGDCGKSFRVSSNLIQHRRIHTGEKPFSCADCGESFRQRSHLIQHQRIHTGERPYECSECGKSFSVSSKLIRHQVTHTGEKPYKCAECGASFSGNSQLIQHQRVHTGEKPYECSDCGKSFSVSSALTRHQRVHTGEKPYECTECRKSFSQSSELMKHQRIHTGEKPYECSECGKSFTVSSALIQHRRFHMGERPYGCTECGKSFTVSSHLIQHRRFHTGERPFECPDCGKSFLWKSALLRHHRVHTGERPYACTDCGDSFRQSAHLIQHRRIHTGERPYACADCGKGFTVSSALLRHQQIHRGGEPQEG, encoded by the exons ATGGTGGATTGCTGCCCGGAGAGAGAGGAGCTGCCCGGTTCATCGGGGCTGCGCAGCACGAAG GTCCCCTGGGAGAAACCCCTCGCCCGCGGGGAGGCTCCGGCAGCGACGGCGTCTCACCCAGCACCGGGTGACCCACATGGGAGAGACCCGACGAGTGCGGGGAGAGCTCCAGCGCGGGCTCGAATCTGCTCCGGCACCAG GACCCCCGGGAGCGGAGCTGAGATGATCTCCCACACGGACCAGCAGGAGCTGTGGTTCTCCCACCTCCACACCTACGAGGGGAAGCCGGTTCTGAGTGACACCTGTCCAG CTGGGGACAGGATTGTGAGCAAGAAAGAGGAGAATGCCCACCAAGGCATCCCTGGGCCAGTGGAACCCGAGGGTTTACTCTCAGGACTCTCCAGAGAGAACAGTTCCCAGAGTCCTGCACAGGACCCTGTCCTCCCACGCAGGTCAGAGAGGGTTCAGAGACCTGTGGGGAAGAGGCAAAGCCAAGTGACACTGCGTGGAAAAAGCTTCAGGAGGCTGCCAGATATTATCCAGCAGGGAAACCCTTCTGTAGGGAGACTGATAATATGTGGAGACTGCGGGAAGAGCTTTCGGGTGAGTTCCAACCTCATCCAGCATCGGAGAATCCACACTGGAGAGAAACCCTTCAGCTGCGCCGATTGCGGGGAGAGTTTCCGTCAGCGGTCGCATCTCATCCAGCACCAGAGAATCCACACAGGGGAGAGGCCCTACGAGTGCTCCGAGTGCGGAAAGAGCTTCAGCGTGAGCTCGAAGCTGATCCGGCACCAGGTGactcacactggggagaagccctacaAGTGTGCCGAGTGTGGAGCGAGCTTCTCTGGGAACTCACAGCTCATCCAGCATCAGCGAGTGCACACCGGGGAGAAACCCTACGAGTGCAGCGACTGCGGGAAGAGCTTCAGTGTAAGCTCAGCCCTGACACGACACCAGCGGGTCCACACGGGGGAGAAACCCTACGAGTGCACGGAGTGTAGGAAGAGCTTCAGCCAGAGCTCCGAGCTCATGAAGCACCAGCGGATCCACACTGGCGAGAAGCCGTACGAGTGCTCTGAGTGTGGGAAGAGCTTCACCGTGAGTTCAGCCCTCATCCAACACCGGCGGTTCCACATGGGTGAGCGCCCCTACGGGTGCACTGAGTGTGGAAAGAGCTTCACCGTGAGCTCCCACCTCATCCAGCACCGCCGCTTCCACACCGGGGAGCGCCCCTTCGAGTGCCCTGACTGCGGGAAGAGCTTCCTGTGGAAATCAGCCCTGCTCCGGCACCACCGGGTGCACACCGGGGAGAGGCCCTACGCCTGCACTGACTGTGGGGACAGCTTTCGGCAGAGCGCCCACCTCATCCAGCACcggcgcatccacactggggagcgTCCCTACGCCTGTGCTGACTGCGGGAAGGGCTTCACTGTGAGCTCTGCGCTCCTCCGGCACCAGCAGATCCACAGAGGGGGCGAGCCCCAGGAGGGGTGA